A portion of the Collinsella aerofaciens genome contains these proteins:
- the tig gene encoding trigger factor, with protein sequence MLYITASDVKDAKLTATVTIPAADVDAAIKKAYKDTAKKYRFPGFRAGKAPRPVIDSALGAEATLAQATNDLIAANEPAVLNELDIVPTKNGDYKDLDLAKDHEDYTYTVEFSLRPAAELSSFDAVEIEMPPAEVTESEINNQVEMLLNYRATFEDVEGRAVEADDYVTVDLKAVENADNFAAEGRMLIAGSDSNPKEFNEALIGANVDDVKSVTWTDEAEEGEEAETHTVEVTVKGIKVRNTPELTDELVKSDFGFDSIDAMRDAIKIEIEQDKASRLPAEKENRCVSALAERLQLEEMDADYEQSVFEELGQNFLSNLAARGMTLDTWLPASGLTMEQFIGDLHKQANDVARESLALDALARELKIEVTEDDINAEFEKAGVKDVEASKAEFIADGRMPAVRESIRRSKAVDHLVENAKVTEVDETAKDAE encoded by the coding sequence GTGTTGTACATCACCGCTTCTGACGTCAAGGACGCCAAGCTCACCGCTACGGTCACCATCCCGGCCGCCGACGTCGACGCCGCGATCAAGAAGGCCTACAAGGACACCGCCAAGAAGTACCGCTTCCCGGGCTTCCGTGCCGGTAAGGCTCCCCGTCCGGTCATCGACTCCGCTCTTGGCGCCGAGGCTACCCTCGCTCAGGCCACCAACGACCTGATCGCCGCCAACGAGCCCGCCGTCCTCAACGAGCTGGACATCGTCCCCACCAAGAACGGTGACTACAAGGACCTCGACCTCGCCAAGGATCACGAGGACTACACCTACACCGTCGAGTTCTCCCTGCGTCCTGCTGCTGAGCTCTCCTCCTTCGACGCTGTCGAGATCGAGATGCCCCCTGCGGAGGTCACCGAGTCCGAGATCAACAACCAGGTCGAGATGCTCCTCAACTACCGTGCCACCTTCGAGGACGTCGAGGGTCGCGCCGTCGAGGCTGACGACTATGTGACCGTCGACCTCAAGGCCGTCGAGAACGCCGACAACTTCGCCGCCGAGGGCCGCATGCTCATCGCCGGCAGCGACAGTAACCCCAAGGAGTTCAACGAGGCCCTGATCGGCGCCAACGTTGACGATGTCAAGTCCGTCACCTGGACCGACGAGGCCGAGGAGGGCGAGGAGGCCGAGACCCACACCGTCGAGGTCACCGTCAAGGGCATCAAGGTCCGCAACACCCCCGAGCTCACCGACGAGCTCGTTAAGTCCGACTTTGGCTTCGACAGCATCGACGCCATGCGCGACGCCATCAAGATCGAGATCGAGCAGGACAAGGCTTCCCGCCTCCCGGCCGAGAAGGAGAACCGTTGCGTCTCCGCTCTCGCCGAGCGTCTGCAGCTCGAGGAGATGGACGCTGACTACGAGCAGTCCGTCTTTGAGGAGCTTGGCCAGAACTTCCTGTCCAACCTCGCTGCCCGCGGCATGACCCTGGACACCTGGCTGCCCGCTTCCGGCCTGACCATGGAGCAGTTCATCGGCGACCTGCACAAGCAGGCCAACGACGTTGCCCGTGAGTCCCTGGCGCTCGACGCTCTTGCCCGTGAGCTCAAGATCGAGGTTACCGAGGACGACATCAACGCCGAGTTCGAGAAGGCCGGCGTCAAGGACGTCGAGGCTTCCAAGGCCGAGTTCATCGCCGACGGCCGCATGCCTGCCGTCCGCGAGTCCATCCGTCGCTCCAAGGCCGTCGACCACCTGGTCGAGAACGCCAAGGTGACCGAGGTCGACGAGACCGCCAAGGACGCCGAGTAA
- a CDS encoding ATP-dependent Clp protease proteolytic subunit, whose protein sequence is MIAKFDSALVPYVIEQTPRGERSYDIYSRLLNDRIIFLGEEINSVSANLVVAQLLHLESQDAEKDISLYINSPGGEVYSGLAILDTMNFIKPQVSTICVGMAASMAAVLLSAGAKGKRFCLPHSKVMIHQPSGGAQGQQTEIEIVAEEIKKTRRELNQILSDASGQPIEKVQADTERDNYLTAAEALDYGLIDRIVTSRDLAAKDA, encoded by the coding sequence ATGATCGCTAAGTTCGATTCCGCCCTCGTGCCATACGTTATCGAGCAGACGCCGCGCGGTGAGCGCAGCTACGATATCTATTCGCGCCTGCTCAACGACCGCATCATCTTTTTGGGCGAGGAGATCAACTCCGTCAGCGCCAACCTGGTCGTTGCCCAGCTGCTGCATCTTGAGAGCCAGGATGCCGAGAAGGATATCTCGCTCTACATCAATTCGCCCGGCGGCGAGGTTTACTCCGGCCTGGCGATTCTTGACACCATGAACTTTATCAAGCCGCAGGTTTCCACCATCTGCGTCGGTATGGCCGCGTCCATGGCCGCCGTGCTGCTTTCGGCCGGCGCCAAGGGCAAGCGCTTCTGCTTGCCGCACTCCAAGGTCATGATTCACCAGCCCAGCGGCGGTGCCCAGGGCCAGCAGACCGAGATCGAGATCGTGGCCGAGGAGATCAAGAAGACCCGCCGCGAGCTCAACCAGATCCTGTCCGACGCCTCGGGCCAGCCGATCGAGAAGGTCCAGGCCGATACCGAGCGCGACAACTACCTCACGGCTGCCGAGGCCCTCGACTACGGCCTGATCGACCGTATCGTTACCTCGCGCGACCTCGCCGCGAAGGACGCCTAG